From one Bos indicus isolate NIAB-ARS_2022 breed Sahiwal x Tharparkar chromosome 16, NIAB-ARS_B.indTharparkar_mat_pri_1.0, whole genome shotgun sequence genomic stretch:
- the LOC139176487 gene encoding receptor-type tyrosine-protein phosphatase V-like isoform X3, protein MPGCSRGDYCWHSGAREPARPDCPLPASASGRLSPEGTGRASGVSRLCPPQGVASPGLRLFLPGKPAAEEHRRLPGMRPPVLFVAILWLPGFLAKEGECQPPEEGPSWASGGSPLRVTVSSRGRSASLTLNWDAPGPGGLGRTLRLSRLSPRGSPEGQLLQAHTNASSFEFRDLVPGSRYQLEVTAVRPCGQNASLSLTALTAPSTVQDLKLHGSESPSSLEASWGSAPGGQDGYQLVLCHLESQTVVHNVSTSAGTLSYNFSHLLPGSEYGLEITTWAAHLQAKTSTRQWTAPVPPGQLALRALGTRALRASWYSSGGAAWLHLLLTDLLSGFNLTAGVTRGVSSHTFPCLSPGTPYTLKLSAVAGPHWAVGPSATEWTRPSTPRDLGLAPQPPGLRASWKVGPGAREGYLLRLSGPVDKTLSLGPGALNITFLRPLPSGHYALELRVLAGPYEARAQATAWLGDALAQRPQGSGTELPLDRPEASEEPGSQILPYTEGAPCLLRNVSGAPGVTLVTLHGPGARSQVDAVSALGTASASPTGHTGPPTPQSLEVTGRDSPSTLTIGWAPAAGPREGYRVSWHQEGSQSSPGGLVNLGPDNTSLMLPDLVPGSCYTVSVWTRAGNLSSSIQRARACTLPAPPVSLSLGLAAQPPALRAVWSPPAGGRDGFLLRLYCLRPPALEGQDTLGPEVQTFSWTRLAPGTEFLVWLATLRGPDESSAANATGWTRPLAPALVNVTSEGATQLRASWVHALGGRDGYRVTLYQAGVQVRSSPVGAHVDSASFLALTPGTEYKVEVVTQAGPLRAVAASAAGWTPPVVPAELLVSMQAGSAVVSLAWASGPLGHGACHAQLSGARLLSREQPLALGQARLVLRDLTPGRNLSLTVQCRAGPLQASTHPVLLPVEPDPVEDVQCQPEATRLALVWTVPTGDVDTCLVVAEQLAAGGAAQLIFRANTSGGALLLAPLAPAASYRLSLSVLGRNGLWSRVVSLVCATVPEAWHPPELAAAPRLEPETGMGVLIAQGMFGEEDGQIQWYGVIASTNMSLARPPREAINCTWFDHYYGGRDAYLAVLLSNPFYAGPWAAPTSWPVPVGTDDCGQTRDICNGRLRPGSRYRFSVVAFSRHSPDTLIAFSAFSEPRTSPSWAVPLPVTAGIVASVLALVWLGLLCGRRVKGQRAEKSLRSQELTAYNLRRTHRPIPAHSFQQSFESKSAHACQAFFQEFEELKEVGKEQPRLEAEHPANSTKNRYPHVLPYDHSRVRLALLDGKPHSDYINASFIPGYTHPQEFIATQGPLKKTLADFWRLVWEQQVHVIVMLTVGMENGRVLCEHYWPADSSPVTHGPVTICLLAEQPQDEWTTREFQLHHAAQQQLRRVKQLQFTTWPDHSVPEAPSSLLAFVELAREQARAAVGAGPLLVHCSAGVGRSGTFVALWRLLRQLEEEQVVDAFHAVHMLRLHRPLMIQTPSQYVFLHRCLLSRVLEGPPSSRTAEVAETHSGHWAAPGTPHVAGAPCRPQPIPVRNFARVCAERAADGNAGFLGEHQLLLQALKNEAGSGMPSPRDGCCHERPPSAESGPAGEMLEAWLFPGGPSGRDHVVLTGPAGPAELWELVWEHGACVLVSLCPPDPQEKEFWPTETQPVVTDTVTVRWVADGSAAGWPCTFLHVTHASGKERPVQRLQFPCGEPGQVLPPETLLPFLAAVGRCCPWDTEQPGTLLSHCSKDAAQLGTFLALEQLLQQAGAEGAVDIFTVALQQSQACGLMTPTLEEYIHLYSCLNSALSDGLP, encoded by the exons ATGCCAGGATGCAGCAGGGGAGACTACTGTTGGCACTCAGGAGCCAGGGAGCCAGCACGCCCAGACTGCCCGCTGCCCGCCTCTGCGTCCGGCCGGCTCTCCCCAGAAGGAACA GGCAGGGCATCGGGAGTCAGCCGTCTCTGCCCACCCCAGGGCGTTGCTTCTCCAGGTCTGCGTCTCTTCCTGCCTGGAAAGCCAGCTGCTGAAGAGCACCGGAG ACTCCCTGGAATGAGACCCCCAGTCCTGTTCGTGGCGATCCTCTGGCTCCCAGGCTTCTTGGCCAAG GAAGGCGAGTGCCAGCCCCCAGAAGAGGGTCCCAGCTGGGCGAGTGGAG GATCGCCTCTGAGGGTGACGGTCAGCAGCCGGGGCAGGTCTGCCAGCCTCACGCTGAACTGGGACGCCCCAGGGCCAGGTGGGCTCGGCCGCACCCTCCGCCTCAGCCGGCTGAGCCCCCGTGGCTCCCCTGAAGGGCAGCTGCTCCAGGCTCACACCAACGCGTCCAGCTTCGAGTTCCGGGACCTGGTGCCAGGAAGTCGCTACCAGCTGGAGGTGACGGCCGTGCGCCCCTGCGGGCAGAACGCCAGCCTCAGCCTCACTGCGCTCACAG CCCCGTCCACTGTCCAGGACCTGAAGCTCCACGGCTCTGAGAGCCCATCCAGCCTGGAGGCCTCGTGGGGCTCTGCTCCCGGGGGGCAGGATGGCTATCAGCTTGTCCTCTGCCATCTGGAGTCCCAGACAGTGGTTCACAATGTCTCCACGTCCGCCGGCACCCTGTCCTACAATTTTAGCCACCTCTTACCGGGCAGTGAGTACGGCTTGGAGATTACCACCTGGGCCGCCCACCTCCAAGCGAAGACCAGCACTCGCCAGTGGACAG CTCCTGTGCCTCCAGGGCAGCTGGCGCTGCGCGCCCTGGGCACCAGAGCCCTGCGGGCTTCCTGGTACAGCTCTGGGGGGGCCGCCTGGCTGCACCTCCTGCTCACGGACCTCCTCAGTGGCTTCAACCTGACGGCAGGCGTCACACGAGGTGTCTCCAGTCACACCTTCCCGTGCCTCTCTCCTGGAACTCCCTACACGCTGAAACTTAGCGCTGTCGCTGGGCCTCATTGGGCAGTGGGGCCCAGTGCCACTGAGTGGACCC GTCCCTCCACGCCCCGGGACCTGGGGCTcgctccccagcccccagggctcAGGGCCAGCTGGAAGGTGGGCCCGGGGGCCCGGGAGGGTTACCTGCTCAGGCTGAGCGGGCCTGTGGACAAGACCCTAAGTTTGGGCCCTGGGGCCCTCAACATCACGTTCCTGAGGCCCCTGCCATCTGGACACTACGCTCTGGAGCTGAGAGTTCTGGCAGGGCCCTACGAGGCCCGGGCCCAGGCCACTGCCTGGCTGGGCG ATGCTCTAGCCCAGCGCCCGCAGGGCAGTGGTACCGAGCTGCCCCTGGACAGGCCGGAGGCCAGCGAGGAGCCTGGGAGCCAGATACTGCCCTACACCGAGGGAGccccctgcctcctcagaaatgtCTCGGGGGCACCTGGTGTCACCCTGGTCACACTCCACGGGCCTGGGGCCCGCTCCCAGGTGGACGCTGTTTCCGCTCTGGGCACTGCCTCCGCAAGCCCCACAGGCCACACCG GGCCCCCCACGCCACAGTCACTCGAGGTCACCGGCAGGGATAGCCCCTCCACCTTGACCATTGGCTGGGCCCCAGCAGCAGGGCCGCGGGAAGGCTACAGGGTCAGCTGGCACCAGGAGGGCAGCCAGAGCTCGCCGGGCGGTCTTGTCAACTTGGGCCCAGACAACACCAGCCTGATGCTGCCGGATCTGGTGCCCGGTTCCTGCTACACCGTGTCTGTATGGACTCGGGCGGGAAACCTCAGCTCCAGCATCCAAAGGGCTCGCGCCTGCACAC TCCCTGCGCCGCCCGTCAGCCTGAGCCTGGGCCTGGCcgcccagccccctgccctgagGGCAGTCTGGAGCCCCCCCGCGGGGGGCAGGGACGGCTTTCTCCTGCGGCTCTACTGCCTGCGGCCCCCGGCTCTGGAGGGCCAGGACACCCTGGGCCCTGAGGTGCAGACCTTCTCCTGGACCCGGCTGGCTCCAGGCACTGAGTTCCTGGTGTGGTTGGCCACCCTGCGGGGCCCCGACGAGAGCAGCGCTGCCAACGCCACGGGCTGGACGC GCCCCCTCGCCCCTGCCCTGGTGAATGTGACCAGTGAAGGCGCCACCCAGCTCCGGGCGTCCTGGGTCCACGCGCTGGGGGGCCGGGATGGCTACCGGGTGACCCTGTACCAGGCGGGCGTCCAGGTGCGCTCCAGCCCCGTGGGGGCCCATGTGGACAGCGCCAGCTTCTTGGCTCTGACTCCGGGCACTGAGTACAAGGTGGAGGTGGTCACGCAGGCCGGGCCCCTCCGTGCGGTGGCAGCCAGCGCTGCCGGCTGGACCC CCCCAGTGGTGCCCGCAGAGCTGCTGGTGTCCATGCAGGCGGGCAGCGCCGTGGTCAGCCTGGCCTGGGCCAGCGGCCCCCTGGGGCACGGAGCCTGCCATGCGCAGCTCTCGGGGGCCAGGCTCCTGTCCCGGGAGCAGCCCCTGGCCCTGGGCCAAGCCCGCCTGGTCCTGAGGGACCTCACGCCTGGACGCAACCTGTCCTTGACGGTGCAGTGCCGGGCAGGGCCCCTCCAGGCCTCCACACACCCTGTGCTGCTGCCCGTGG AGCCTGACCCGGTGGAGGACGTGCAGTGCCAGCCCGAGGCCACGCGCCTGGCCCTGGTCTGGACAGTGCCCACGGGGGATGTGGACACCTGTCTGGTGGTGGCGGAGCAGCTGGCAGCGGGAGGGGCCGCCCAGCTCATCTTCCGGGCCAACACCTCCGGGGGCGCCCTCCTGCTGGCCCCCCTGGCGCCCGCTGCGTCCTACCGCCTCAGCCTCTCGGTGCTGGGCAGGAACGGCCTGTGGAGCCGGGTGGTCAGCCTGGTGTGCGCCACTGTGCCCGAGG CCTGGCACCCCCCGGAGCTGGCTGCAGCCCCCCGGCTGGAGCCCGAGACGGGGATGGGTGTGCTGATCGCCCAGGGCATGTTTGGCGAGGAGGACGGGCAGATCCAGTGGTATGGGGTCATCGCCAGCACCAACATGTCGC TGGCCCGGCCTCCCCGCGAAGCCATCAACTGCACGTGGTTCGACCACTACTACGGGGGCCGCGACGCCTACCTGGCCGTGCTGCTCTCCAACCCCTTCTACGCCGGGCCCTGGGCCGCGCCCACATCCTGGCCGGTGCCTGTGGGCACAGACGACTGCGGCCAGACCCGCGACATATGTAACGGGCGGCTCAGGCCAGGCTCCCGGTATCG GTTCAGTGTCGTGGCCTTTTCCAGGCATAGCCCTGACACCCTCATCGCCTTCTCAGCCTTTTCAG AGCCCCGGACCAGCCCGTCCTGGGCGGTGCCCCTCCCAGTGACAGCGGGCATCGTGGCCAGCGTGCTAGCCCTGGTCTGGCTGGGCCTGCTGTGCGGGAGGCGAGTGAAGGGGCAAAG GGCGGAGAAGAGCCTGCGCTCCCAGGAGCTGACGGCTTACAACCTGCG GCGGACCCACCGGCCCATCCCCGCGCACAGCTTCCAGCAGAGCTTTGAGAGCAAGAGTGCCCACGCCTGCCAGGCCTTCTTTCAGGAGTTTGAG GAGCTGAAGGAGGTGGGCAAGGAGCAGCCTAGGCTGGAGGCTGAGCACCCTGCCAACAGTACCAAGAACCGCTACCCTCACGTGCTGCCCT ACGACCACTCCCGGGTCAGGCTGGCCCTGCTGGACGGGAAGCCCCACTCTGACTACATCAACGCTAGCTTCATTCCG GGCTACACCCACCCGCAGGAGTTCATCGCCACCCAGGGGCCTCTCAAGAAGACCCTGGCGGACTTTTGGAGGCTGGTGTGGGAGCAGCAGGTCCACGTCATCGTCATGCTGACGGTGGGCATGGAGAACGGGCGG GTGCTGTGCGAGCACTACTGGCCAGCCGACTCCAGCCCGGTCACCCACGGGCCCGTCACCATCTGCCTGCTGGCCGAGCAGCCCCAGGACGAGTGGACCACGCGGGAATTCCAGCTGCACCAC gctgcccAGCAGCAGCTGCGGAGGGTGAAGCAGCTGCAGTTCACCACCTGGCCGGACCACAGTGTCCCCGAGGCCCCCAGCTCCCTGCTGGCTTTTGTGGAGCTGGCCCGGGAGCAGGCGAGGGCTGCCGTGGGCGCAGGGCCCCTCCTGGTGCACTGCAG CGCGGGTGTGGGCCGCTCGGGCACCTTCGTGGCCCTGTGGCGGCTGCTGCGGCagctggaggaggagcaggtggTGGACGCGTTCCACGCGGTGCACATGCTGCGCCTGCACCGGCCACTCATGATCCAGACCCCG aGCCAGTACGTCTTCCTGCACAGATGCCTCCTGAGCAGGGTCCTGGAAGGGCCCCCCAGCAGCCGCACTGCTGA GGTTGCAGAGACCCACAGCGGGCACTGGGCAGCCCCGGGCACCCCCCATGTGGCCGGTGCCCCCTGCAGGCCACAGCCCATCCCCGTGAGGAACTTTGCCCGGGTGTGCGCGGAGCGGGCTGCCGACGGCAACGCGGGCTTCCTTGGGGAGCACCAG CTCCTGCTCCAGGCCCTGAAAAACGAGGCCGGCTCTGGGATGCCGTCTCCCCGGG ATGGCTGTTGTCACGAGCGGCCCCCTTCGGCAGAGAGCGGCCCGGCTGGGGAGATGCTTGAAGCCTGGCTCTTCCCC GGCGGGCCCTCTGGCCGCGACCATGTGGTGCTGACTGGCCCCGCGGGGCCAgctgaactctgggagctggtgtggGAGCATGGGGCCTGCGTGCTGGTCTCCTTGTGCCCACCGGACCCCCAGGAGAAG GAATTCTGGCCCACGGAGACGCAGCCGGTCGTCACAGACACGGTGACCGTGCGCTGGGTGGCGGATGGCAGTGCTGCAGGCTGGCCCTGCACCTTCCTTCACGTCACACAC GCGAGCGGGAAGGAGAGGCCGGTGCAGCGGCTGCAGTTTCCATGCGGGGAGCCGGGCCAGGTGCTCCCCCCCGAGACCCTGCTGCCCTTCCTGGCCGCCGTGGGCCGGTGCTGCCCCTGGGACACTGAGCAGCCAGGCACGCTGCTCAGCCACTGCAG CAAGGATGCGGCCCAGCTGGGCACCTTCCTGGCCCTGGAGCAGCTGCTGCAGCAGGCAGGGGCCGAGGGCGCCGTGGACATCTTCACCGTGGCCTTGCAGCAGTCACAGGCCTGTGGCCTCATGACCCCAACGCTG GAGGAGTACATCCACCTCTACAGCTGCCTCAACAGCGCGCTCTCGGACGGGCTGCCGTGA
- the LOC139176487 gene encoding receptor-type tyrosine-protein phosphatase V-like isoform X6, translated as MPGCSRGDYCWHSGAREPARPDCPLPASASGRLSPEGTGRASGVSRLCPPQGVASPGLRLFLPGKPAAEEHRRLPGMRPPVLFVAILWLPGFLAKEGECQPPEEGPSWASGGSPLRVTVSSRGRSASLTLNWDAPGPGGLGRTLRLSRLSPRGSPEGQLLQAHTNASSFEFRDLVPGSRYQLEVTAVRPCGQNASLSLTALTAPSTVQDLKLHGSESPSSLEASWGSAPGGQDGYQLVLCHLESQTVVHNVSTSAGTLSYNFSHLLPGSEYGLEITTWAAHLQAKTSTRQWTAPVPPGQLALRALGTRALRASWYSSGGAAWLHLLLTDLLSGFNLTAGVTRGVSSHTFPCLSPGTPYTLKLSAVAGPHWAVGPSATEWTRPSTPRDLGLAPQPPGLRASWKVGPGAREGYLLRLSGPVDKTLSLGPGALNITFLRPLPSGHYALELRVLAGPYEARAQATAWLGDALAQRPQGSGTELPLDRPEASEEPGSQILPYTEGAPCLLRNVSGAPGVTLVTLHGPGARSQVDAVSALGTASASPTGHTGPPTPQSLEVTGRDSPSTLTIGWAPAAGPREGYRVSWHQEGSQSSPGGLVNLGPDNTSLMLPDLVPGSCYTVSVWTRAGNLSSSIQRARACTLPAPPVSLSLGLAAQPPALRAVWSPPAGGRDGFLLRLYCLRPPALEGQDTLGPEVQTFSWTRLAPGTEFLVWLATLRGPDESSAANATGWTRPLAPALVNVTSEGATQLRASWVHALGGRDGYRVTLYQAGVQVRSSPVGAHVDSASFLALTPGTEYKVEVVTQAGPLRAVAASAAGWTPPVVPAELLVSMQAGSAVVSLAWASGPLGHGACHAQLSGARLLSREQPLALGQARLVLRDLTPGRNLSLTVQCRAGPLQASTHPVLLPVEPDPVEDVQCQPEATRLALVWTVPTGDVDTCLVVAEQLAAGGAAQLIFRANTSGGALLLAPLAPAASYRLSLSVLGRNGLWSRVVSLVCATVPEAWHPPELAAAPRLEPETGMGVLIAQGMFGEEDGQIQWYGVIASTNMSLARPPREAINCTWFDHYYGGRDAYLAVLLSNPFYAGPWAAPTSWPVPVGTDDCGQTRDICNGRLRPGSRYRFSVVAFSRHSPDTLIAFSAFSEPRTSPSWAVPLPVTAGIVASVLALVWLGLLCGRRVKGQRAEKSLRSQELTAYNLRRTHRPIPAHSFQQSFESKSAHACQAFFQEFEELKEVGKEQPRLEAEHPANSTKNRYPHVLPYDHSRVRLALLDGKPHSDYINASFIPGYTHPQEFIATQGPLKKTLADFWRLVWEQQVHVIVMLTVGMENGRVLCEHYWPADSSPVTHGPVTICLLAEQPQDEWTTREFQLHHAAQQQLRRVKQLQFTTWPDHSVPEAPSSLLAFVELAREQARAAVGAGPLLVHCSAGVGRSGTFVALWRLLRQLEEEQVVDAFHAVHMLRLHRPLMIQTPSQYVFLHRCLLSRVLEGPPSSRTAEVAETHSGHWAAPGTPHVAGAPCRPQPIPVRNFARVCAERAADGNAGFLGEHQMAVVTSGPLRQRAARLGRCLKPGSSPNSGPRRRSRSSQTR; from the exons ATGCCAGGATGCAGCAGGGGAGACTACTGTTGGCACTCAGGAGCCAGGGAGCCAGCACGCCCAGACTGCCCGCTGCCCGCCTCTGCGTCCGGCCGGCTCTCCCCAGAAGGAACA GGCAGGGCATCGGGAGTCAGCCGTCTCTGCCCACCCCAGGGCGTTGCTTCTCCAGGTCTGCGTCTCTTCCTGCCTGGAAAGCCAGCTGCTGAAGAGCACCGGAG ACTCCCTGGAATGAGACCCCCAGTCCTGTTCGTGGCGATCCTCTGGCTCCCAGGCTTCTTGGCCAAG GAAGGCGAGTGCCAGCCCCCAGAAGAGGGTCCCAGCTGGGCGAGTGGAG GATCGCCTCTGAGGGTGACGGTCAGCAGCCGGGGCAGGTCTGCCAGCCTCACGCTGAACTGGGACGCCCCAGGGCCAGGTGGGCTCGGCCGCACCCTCCGCCTCAGCCGGCTGAGCCCCCGTGGCTCCCCTGAAGGGCAGCTGCTCCAGGCTCACACCAACGCGTCCAGCTTCGAGTTCCGGGACCTGGTGCCAGGAAGTCGCTACCAGCTGGAGGTGACGGCCGTGCGCCCCTGCGGGCAGAACGCCAGCCTCAGCCTCACTGCGCTCACAG CCCCGTCCACTGTCCAGGACCTGAAGCTCCACGGCTCTGAGAGCCCATCCAGCCTGGAGGCCTCGTGGGGCTCTGCTCCCGGGGGGCAGGATGGCTATCAGCTTGTCCTCTGCCATCTGGAGTCCCAGACAGTGGTTCACAATGTCTCCACGTCCGCCGGCACCCTGTCCTACAATTTTAGCCACCTCTTACCGGGCAGTGAGTACGGCTTGGAGATTACCACCTGGGCCGCCCACCTCCAAGCGAAGACCAGCACTCGCCAGTGGACAG CTCCTGTGCCTCCAGGGCAGCTGGCGCTGCGCGCCCTGGGCACCAGAGCCCTGCGGGCTTCCTGGTACAGCTCTGGGGGGGCCGCCTGGCTGCACCTCCTGCTCACGGACCTCCTCAGTGGCTTCAACCTGACGGCAGGCGTCACACGAGGTGTCTCCAGTCACACCTTCCCGTGCCTCTCTCCTGGAACTCCCTACACGCTGAAACTTAGCGCTGTCGCTGGGCCTCATTGGGCAGTGGGGCCCAGTGCCACTGAGTGGACCC GTCCCTCCACGCCCCGGGACCTGGGGCTcgctccccagcccccagggctcAGGGCCAGCTGGAAGGTGGGCCCGGGGGCCCGGGAGGGTTACCTGCTCAGGCTGAGCGGGCCTGTGGACAAGACCCTAAGTTTGGGCCCTGGGGCCCTCAACATCACGTTCCTGAGGCCCCTGCCATCTGGACACTACGCTCTGGAGCTGAGAGTTCTGGCAGGGCCCTACGAGGCCCGGGCCCAGGCCACTGCCTGGCTGGGCG ATGCTCTAGCCCAGCGCCCGCAGGGCAGTGGTACCGAGCTGCCCCTGGACAGGCCGGAGGCCAGCGAGGAGCCTGGGAGCCAGATACTGCCCTACACCGAGGGAGccccctgcctcctcagaaatgtCTCGGGGGCACCTGGTGTCACCCTGGTCACACTCCACGGGCCTGGGGCCCGCTCCCAGGTGGACGCTGTTTCCGCTCTGGGCACTGCCTCCGCAAGCCCCACAGGCCACACCG GGCCCCCCACGCCACAGTCACTCGAGGTCACCGGCAGGGATAGCCCCTCCACCTTGACCATTGGCTGGGCCCCAGCAGCAGGGCCGCGGGAAGGCTACAGGGTCAGCTGGCACCAGGAGGGCAGCCAGAGCTCGCCGGGCGGTCTTGTCAACTTGGGCCCAGACAACACCAGCCTGATGCTGCCGGATCTGGTGCCCGGTTCCTGCTACACCGTGTCTGTATGGACTCGGGCGGGAAACCTCAGCTCCAGCATCCAAAGGGCTCGCGCCTGCACAC TCCCTGCGCCGCCCGTCAGCCTGAGCCTGGGCCTGGCcgcccagccccctgccctgagGGCAGTCTGGAGCCCCCCCGCGGGGGGCAGGGACGGCTTTCTCCTGCGGCTCTACTGCCTGCGGCCCCCGGCTCTGGAGGGCCAGGACACCCTGGGCCCTGAGGTGCAGACCTTCTCCTGGACCCGGCTGGCTCCAGGCACTGAGTTCCTGGTGTGGTTGGCCACCCTGCGGGGCCCCGACGAGAGCAGCGCTGCCAACGCCACGGGCTGGACGC GCCCCCTCGCCCCTGCCCTGGTGAATGTGACCAGTGAAGGCGCCACCCAGCTCCGGGCGTCCTGGGTCCACGCGCTGGGGGGCCGGGATGGCTACCGGGTGACCCTGTACCAGGCGGGCGTCCAGGTGCGCTCCAGCCCCGTGGGGGCCCATGTGGACAGCGCCAGCTTCTTGGCTCTGACTCCGGGCACTGAGTACAAGGTGGAGGTGGTCACGCAGGCCGGGCCCCTCCGTGCGGTGGCAGCCAGCGCTGCCGGCTGGACCC CCCCAGTGGTGCCCGCAGAGCTGCTGGTGTCCATGCAGGCGGGCAGCGCCGTGGTCAGCCTGGCCTGGGCCAGCGGCCCCCTGGGGCACGGAGCCTGCCATGCGCAGCTCTCGGGGGCCAGGCTCCTGTCCCGGGAGCAGCCCCTGGCCCTGGGCCAAGCCCGCCTGGTCCTGAGGGACCTCACGCCTGGACGCAACCTGTCCTTGACGGTGCAGTGCCGGGCAGGGCCCCTCCAGGCCTCCACACACCCTGTGCTGCTGCCCGTGG AGCCTGACCCGGTGGAGGACGTGCAGTGCCAGCCCGAGGCCACGCGCCTGGCCCTGGTCTGGACAGTGCCCACGGGGGATGTGGACACCTGTCTGGTGGTGGCGGAGCAGCTGGCAGCGGGAGGGGCCGCCCAGCTCATCTTCCGGGCCAACACCTCCGGGGGCGCCCTCCTGCTGGCCCCCCTGGCGCCCGCTGCGTCCTACCGCCTCAGCCTCTCGGTGCTGGGCAGGAACGGCCTGTGGAGCCGGGTGGTCAGCCTGGTGTGCGCCACTGTGCCCGAGG CCTGGCACCCCCCGGAGCTGGCTGCAGCCCCCCGGCTGGAGCCCGAGACGGGGATGGGTGTGCTGATCGCCCAGGGCATGTTTGGCGAGGAGGACGGGCAGATCCAGTGGTATGGGGTCATCGCCAGCACCAACATGTCGC TGGCCCGGCCTCCCCGCGAAGCCATCAACTGCACGTGGTTCGACCACTACTACGGGGGCCGCGACGCCTACCTGGCCGTGCTGCTCTCCAACCCCTTCTACGCCGGGCCCTGGGCCGCGCCCACATCCTGGCCGGTGCCTGTGGGCACAGACGACTGCGGCCAGACCCGCGACATATGTAACGGGCGGCTCAGGCCAGGCTCCCGGTATCG GTTCAGTGTCGTGGCCTTTTCCAGGCATAGCCCTGACACCCTCATCGCCTTCTCAGCCTTTTCAG AGCCCCGGACCAGCCCGTCCTGGGCGGTGCCCCTCCCAGTGACAGCGGGCATCGTGGCCAGCGTGCTAGCCCTGGTCTGGCTGGGCCTGCTGTGCGGGAGGCGAGTGAAGGGGCAAAG GGCGGAGAAGAGCCTGCGCTCCCAGGAGCTGACGGCTTACAACCTGCG GCGGACCCACCGGCCCATCCCCGCGCACAGCTTCCAGCAGAGCTTTGAGAGCAAGAGTGCCCACGCCTGCCAGGCCTTCTTTCAGGAGTTTGAG GAGCTGAAGGAGGTGGGCAAGGAGCAGCCTAGGCTGGAGGCTGAGCACCCTGCCAACAGTACCAAGAACCGCTACCCTCACGTGCTGCCCT ACGACCACTCCCGGGTCAGGCTGGCCCTGCTGGACGGGAAGCCCCACTCTGACTACATCAACGCTAGCTTCATTCCG GGCTACACCCACCCGCAGGAGTTCATCGCCACCCAGGGGCCTCTCAAGAAGACCCTGGCGGACTTTTGGAGGCTGGTGTGGGAGCAGCAGGTCCACGTCATCGTCATGCTGACGGTGGGCATGGAGAACGGGCGG GTGCTGTGCGAGCACTACTGGCCAGCCGACTCCAGCCCGGTCACCCACGGGCCCGTCACCATCTGCCTGCTGGCCGAGCAGCCCCAGGACGAGTGGACCACGCGGGAATTCCAGCTGCACCAC gctgcccAGCAGCAGCTGCGGAGGGTGAAGCAGCTGCAGTTCACCACCTGGCCGGACCACAGTGTCCCCGAGGCCCCCAGCTCCCTGCTGGCTTTTGTGGAGCTGGCCCGGGAGCAGGCGAGGGCTGCCGTGGGCGCAGGGCCCCTCCTGGTGCACTGCAG CGCGGGTGTGGGCCGCTCGGGCACCTTCGTGGCCCTGTGGCGGCTGCTGCGGCagctggaggaggagcaggtggTGGACGCGTTCCACGCGGTGCACATGCTGCGCCTGCACCGGCCACTCATGATCCAGACCCCG aGCCAGTACGTCTTCCTGCACAGATGCCTCCTGAGCAGGGTCCTGGAAGGGCCCCCCAGCAGCCGCACTGCTGA GGTTGCAGAGACCCACAGCGGGCACTGGGCAGCCCCGGGCACCCCCCATGTGGCCGGTGCCCCCTGCAGGCCACAGCCCATCCCCGTGAGGAACTTTGCCCGGGTGTGCGCGGAGCGGGCTGCCGACGGCAACGCGGGCTTCCTTGGGGAGCACCAG ATGGCTGTTGTCACGAGCGGCCCCCTTCGGCAGAGAGCGGCCCGGCTGGGGAGATGCTTGAAGCCTGGCTCTTCCCC GAATTCTGGCCCACGGAGACGCAGCCGGTCGTCACAGACACGGTGA